From Taeniopygia guttata chromosome 3, bTaeGut7.mat, whole genome shotgun sequence:
CACCTTGCCTCCCTAAACTTGTATCTTGAGCCTGTCTGCACTGCATTCCTTGCCTGTAAAAGCAAAGGTGCTGGTGGCAGGATTTGAAATGATCAgctgagaaaaaacagagaCTCATTTCTCACAGTCCTCAACTAAAAAGGACAGTAGTGCAGCCAAAATGCTCTTTGCTTCAGGAAGGTGACTGATGTGATACTTCAAGTCTGTGCTGAGGCCAGCAACAAAACTCTCGTCATGCAGCCTCCCACCCAAAAGTGATCCGCTTCACACCAAAGAGAgggacttttttctttcttggccAAACTCCTCCTTTGCCCTCTGCATGGAGAAAGCAcatccactgcagcagcagtcatcCTGGCTGGTTTGCAGGGGACAGTCTACAACAGCAGGTGCTGTTGCTCTTTCAAAAGCTGACATACCTTTCCTTAGAAAAGTCCTGCTCTGCAAGTGTTGGAGCAGCAACTCTTCCTCTCAATGGCACTGTGTTCTGCCATTACTCGCCATTCCCATGCAGAGGGAATCTTTTAGAGactctgtttcctttcttgtgTGATGAAATCACTAATTTTTGCCctcctgcttctgttttctctctcagtgcctgcaaggacTGGATTTTCTTCACTGGAACCACGTGATCTACCGAGATGTGAAGAGTGAAAACATCCTTCTCAGAACTGACGGCTCTGTCAAGCTGGGTCAGTATATTCCTGGTCAGGAGCAGCGttcagggatgtggggtgaggggctgctttGAGTGGCTGCCAACTCCCCAGAaatggtgctggtggcagtgcagggccCCACCGCTGTGAGCTGAAGGCACGGTTGCAACGTGCACAGAGGTATAAGGAACCAGGAGAAGTCAAGAGTGGCGTTGGTGTGTTTGTGTCTcttccagagggagggagctACAATCTAAAGCTTCAGGGGAATAAAGGCCACTGCTGTGAGCAGCGTTTaaaaaactgtgatttttttggaagtgGCCAATTCCATACTTCCTTGGCTAAAGCCCCAAGGAAACTGAGTGTGGACAGTTCTTCAGGAGATTCAACAACACATAGACTGAGAGTGGGGAATTCTTTTGCTTGATTTCCTAACTTGACCTGGCTTTCATGGTATGTTTATTTGTCCACAGCTGACTTTGGCCTCTTTGCTCAGCTCACCCCTGAGCAGCGTAGACGGAGCTCAGTGGCCGGCACTTCTGGCTGGATGGCGCCTGAAGTGCTGACAGGTCAACCATatggccccaaagtggacatatGGTCTTTTGGAATTGTGGGCATCGAAATGGTGGAACGAGAAGTTCCTCACAGGAATGAAACTCCTGTTTCGGTAAGGTGCAAATACTCCCTGATCCCACTTGTctttctcacctgtcccatgtCCTGTGTGCCATTGGACAAATCCCATTGCCATCTGCTGGCACCACTTCCACCAAGGTCCCCTTCTAAACAtgtccctgcagcacatcaGCATCTGCTGTAAATTCGGTTGCATCAGAAGGGAAGTAGCAGTTCAGAAACCTGGCATTTTGGCCTGCAACCTGCCTGACATTTCTAATTTGCTTTTTGAACTCCGTTGGTGCTCTGTCTCTGAAGGGCAAGAATTTTTCAGTGGAGAGGTTAGACATGTGATAAATATCCTAAGAAATTGACGTTACACCTTCCCAGTTTCAATTTTAtcggaaaagaaaagaaaaagaaaaagaaaaaagacacaaCCACTAAAGCAATGCCCAAGTAGTTTTGTGTAGGAGTGACAGTGGGTAGGACGGTCGGGATGGACAGAGACGAAAGATCTTTGAAGCCAGGTCTTGGAACTTTCGGTTTATTGCAAAGGGCGTGGATGCAgggccctgcttggagctgccagccacagctcagagcaggccCGAAAGAGGAGCCAAAAGAGAGACCCGTAAGAGTGAGGAAGTTCCTGTTACAAGACAATAAATCTTCTTCTGTGCAGAATGTTCAAATTTTCACTAACCAATCTAGTCCAAGATACAAATACTAGAGTATTTACTACAGCCTATAAGAATCCTTACATTACCATactgtgttacattttaaaccCTAAAAACTACTCTTTGGACCCCTTCTGCCAAGCTAGTAGGGTCTGCTCTGACCCTTGGACCTGTCTGCCAGCAGAGGGTGTTGTTTAATCAAAAGGGGATTACCTTCAGCTGGCCATACcattgttttccagttgttcaGTAACTAAGGCTAGTAACTATCTCAAAGCTTACTTTTCATTTCAATCTCGCTTACAGTTTCCATATTctcaaaatcttttgccaggcataCATATTTGTAAAGGTTTTCCggtttcatcttccccaacagttttgctttctttttctttttttaaccacaGCACATTGATTTTCCTCCACACTGTAGCATCTTTTCCAAGTCCTGTGGGTCTTCAAAACTTTCAGGCTTTCAAATAATCTGTACATTGCTCAGTCATGTGTGTGGGTGGCCTGGATAAGTTGAGGATGTGTTTTTCTCTGACTGCAGTTACACTAAACCCTTGGCTGTTTCTGggtcttttaaaaagttgatGAGCTTGCAGCctggtgcctggggctgggatcCAACGTGGGCGGTTGATGCTGGTGCTGTGTTCCTTTACTATAGGAGCAGGGCCATCTCTGGCTTGCACAGTGCTAAGGGCAGTGAGGACTCCAGCTCCCCACCATGTCCAGTGGCTGAGCTCAGTTGCAGAGAGACAGGATAAAGCTCCCTTTGTGACCTCTGAGagtgtgggaaaaggaaaaaaagctgccATAATTATTTATACTCCAGGGGAGTGTGCTTGCTGGTTTGGGCTTGGAAATTTTCCTCTGGGTTGAAGAGGATAATAACAAAGTCTTTTTGGTCACCATCTATttcagtgccaccagcacagagctgttacTATTGTGATGAGCATTTTTCTGGAgaccaggctgcagcctggtgtCACGGAGAGCCTGTCAAAACCTCCCACTTCTTACAGACATATTTTGCGATGGGGACGCCATTAATGCATTGACTTGAGTATACAAATGAGCAGAGGGTGACCATCGGGATGGTGCTTCTTCTTCTGATTTGACCTTGGAAAGGTTTCCTTTTGCCACATAAAGAGGCTGAAACGTGCAgctgagagacagagctgcaggtggctcctgtgtgcctAAGCCGGCATTTTCATCCCAATACATTTGTGCAGGTGTCTTAAAGGGTCTGTGTTGAATATGAGATTCCAAATGTTTGTTTCCTCACCCTGAGGCATACCTGGTGGATTTCCATTCTTGCCTCCCATGCACCTCTGTTTTCTAGAAGAGGACAAGAAGCTCAATGAGTTTTGGTTTATGACCACTGTGCTTAAGGGACcaacaagcactgcagagatgccttTCATGTACTAATCCTTGGAAATAGTAGTGTTAGTGTAGCAGAGTCCATCTTCTGAAAAGCCTGTCAAGGTGGTGTGAATCCTCCAAGAAGGAAAGAAGCTTTGCTGATGTAGCTCCCACTAACTGGGTCAGTCAATGAAATTGACTGCCAAGGCAAGATCAGCGGGATGTTGGAAAAGCCGTGGTGTTTTGTTGGTAAAGGAAAGTCATCTTTCCTTCACCATCTCCATCTTATCAGAAAGTGCTCTGCAGAGTGGAGCTTAAACAGTGGGTTCTGGGAGAGCAgttacagatgggaaagaagcaggtggaGCCTCGTGTTTCCTTTTCATGCAGGCTGAACTCCCGATAGCCAGAGGAGAGAGACCACAGCTGCGGAAGCCCAACCGATTCTCGCCTCACCTGTGTGActttctgagctgctgcctgcagacagaCGAAGAGCAGCGCTGGTCTGCCAAGAGGCTCCTGCAGGTAAAATGCCAAGGGGCTGAGGTGAAACAGTGTCTGAGGGATGGGCTCCTCCTCCACCGAGGTCCGAGGCATCAGATgagcccccttcctcctcacctccactcTTGGTGAtgttcaaatgaaaacagtgaggaatcctagactgggctgggctggcagggctctggaaagtcctctggtccaagtgacctgcaatgagcagggacatctttaaagagatcaggttgctcagagtcctgtcccacctgacctggaatgattccagggatgggggcacCTACAAGCTCTtgggacaacctgtgccagagtGGCACCATGCTCCGAGAAAAGAAGGTCTTCCTTAGACCTACTCTGATTAGATCCCCATGTGTTTAAAACTATTTGCCCACACTCTCTTGTAACTGGCCCTGTTAAAAAAGGTGTCCCCCACTTTCTTCAAAGCCACTCTGAAAtcttggaaagcagcaataaagTCTCCCTGGGGCCTGTTCTTCACAAAAGTGAATAACTCCACCTCTCTCCGCATTTCCTGAGAGGACaggtgctctgttttctggctgtttctgttgccctgatttgGTGGGATGTTCAGTTTTATCTAATggtaaaagaactgaagtacagCAATGCAGGGTAAAGAGACATGAAATAGTGGTGGAGGAACCCAAGGCTGCCAGtcctggcagagcagtctggagagatttggctgtgggcaggaggggcttTGAGGGACTCACTGTGAGCCTCTGAGGGGCCCTGGTTTatgccccccaccccacccttagaggtttctggcacacaaacagggacagctgagagggacttgccccagccccatctgctgcctggcatgctcaggcagaggggaactgTCCCAGGCTGACTGCCAGGTTGTGTGGCAGAGAGGGAACTGCAGGACCCATCGCCGCTGGactggccctgctgggaaggaaggtgcCATCCCACACAGAAGGGGCAGGGCATGGAAAGGCAGACACTGCTTTGTGTGCCTGTGGAAGTTAGCATGGTGCCTGTCTTTCCAAGACAGGGACCTCTGGGAGTCATTGGAgcttcctgaaaggaaaaaaccccagggACAGAAAGCACCATTTCTAGAGCACTGGCAGGGCAAAAATCCCAGCAAGATGGAGAAACCAGAATAAATGGATGAGTGGGATTCTGGGCCAGGTTTGCCTGTGATGGCAAGCTCCTGCACATGATGAGTGGGGAGCAGATGGTCCCATTGTTTTACTTTCTGGGTCCTTCTAGGAGCTAGAGGAATCCTGATTGAGTCTGTGAAGCACTGAGCTTGGAATGTCATGGTTCActgttctttgttgtttttttttcctgtggattaGCATCCATTTGTAACAGCAGCCAAGCCAGCATCCACCCTGGCACCACTCATCAACTCAGCGAAGAAGAAGACGAAGAAGACAAGAATCTAACGATGAAGATATTATTACCAAGTTAGAGTAGGATTGTAGAGTAGGACTCTAGATTAGGATTGTTAAGTAGTTTTGTAGTATAGGTTTATGGATAGGATTATAATTAAATAAAGTTTTCAAAGCATCAAGTCATTTGGAAGATTCCCCTCCTTCTGACcccttcagaaaacatttccttctgaATTGCCAGTTGTCTTTTATTGGTGCTGAGACACACTTATGGCTTCTTTGGTATGGTTTGTAAATGGAGAAGGCTCTTCTTCATTCATCCTCTCCAGACTACACTGCCTTTGGCATACGGCCCACCGGCCCCGTTTGGCACATCTGTGGCACTTCCAGTTGAGGCAGAAAGGGCAATGGCATTTGCGGGAAAAACCAAAGGGCGAGTGGGGCAGCCAAAACATCCTGTGCAGATGCAGGCCTTCAGCTGTGACTCGAGAGCATTTGGGTGCCTGCCACTTGGATTTGTATCGCGAAGGGCAATGTCTTTGGCCGGAGGAGAGCCTTGCtcagcagagaaagcagaaagatcaGAGAGGTGCTCTGAAAGGTCTCCTGCGGTGCAGAGCTGTCAGCGAGTGTGAGGTGAGAGCGGGCCCGGCCTTGCCCGGcgtggagctgcagcagagccctggcagagcccggagcagcctgagcctgggcaggggcaggctgcAAGGAGGCCCTTGTagctgcaggaggcacagcccGGCCCTGCGTGCCTCTTGCTGGCAGTGGGCGCATCCTCTGCTCTCAGCGCCCAAGCGCAGCCGGCTGCTCCCGAGGGGAAGCGGAGCctggctcagcattcccactctTGTGCTGGCTGCCCTGCGACTCCTGGCAAaggtcagcagtgtgtgcagcactctgggcaccggggcagggagccgggctgctcggcaggctggagcacagggcagcgtcCTTCAGGCACGGCGCTTGTGCCAGGGGACCATGGGCCAgcgggaggcagggacagcttgtcAGCTcatggctgcaggagccagtgccccacacagctctgggaggcagcgcctgcacttctgcactgagccacagcaaagctgtgacctgcagagtgctttgcagaaatattcagggcCAGCAGGCCGGCCTGCTTCGTGCTCTCTGGCACACAGCAAGAGCTGTGCCACGCTGCAGCtcggagctgctgggagaaagGTGTTAGAAATAAACTCTTAGGTACAATTAAATGGAGACAAAGTCATTAAAGCAAAAGAGAACCGTTTTTCTTAGTAAGGATTCAACTGAGCTGGGTGTACTTCCCTTTTGGTTTGGTGTTCAACCCCCcccattttccagcacacatCAACACCCAAAAAATTAACTGGAACAAATGCAAACCATAACTAACAACAGCTAGCACCAACaactttcattctttttttgtaATGACCTTTTGGCTGAGGCAAAATATTACCTCCTGTCTCTCAGAGGGAATCGGGGATGAGCCTGAGCCTTGTGCTTGACTAGTGATCTGATTTGGAAGGGAGCAGAAGGGTTTCAGCAGGCAATTTGTGCTTCCTTTATTCATTTCTTAAGGAAAGACACAGTGTGGCTTCAGCCAGCAAAAGCATCTGCCAGTTGCATTGACGAAATGCTTGTgaggaattcccagaaaaagaacATGTTGAAGAAAAGTTTAATCGTAACAAATCCTGCATTCCTTtagctgcaggaggctctgtTGGCACGGAGTCTGTTGAGCCAGTTGAGGGATTCTCTGCTGCGCAGCAGACGCAGAGCATCCATCTTCTCCATCCCGCGAGGGAATAGAGAGCAATTTGCTGACATTTGCGAGCCAAACTCTAGACTCACCATACAGGTGAGTGCAGAAGATTCTTGGAAAGGCTTCTGatgctgaggggctgggctgggctgcaggtgggctgcaggtgggctcaAGTACCAGAGTCACGGATTTCGCCTCTAGCTTTGGACAGGAACTGGAGACTTGGGAATGGGAGTCCTAGGGCATGGGAGTGTTCAAGAAACTGGCAATCCAAATGGATAATCTTGCCTCTACTTTTCTGATAGGTTTGGAAGAGCAGCTTTCTGTCACGccaaaaaaatctgcagaggGCTGCCTAAAGGAACCAAAGGGATTGATCACATCCCTGACATTCCTTTTTTGGAGTTTGTCCCACttattttggtgggttttttttgatcaCTAAACACCATGAGCTCAGTAAGTATTTTGCAACTCAATGCAAATCTGATTCTTGAAACATTTTCCAGGATATGTCTAGAAAGCATTTCAAGAGTTTGTAGCAAatgcagaggaacagaaaccTTTGAAAACTTGATGTTCTGGAATTTGGAAGGTTTTGAATCTCTGTGGTTGTTAACAGTAGTGTAGAAATGCTTACGGTGTGAGCAGCAACCTGCTGGAATTGGGAACTGGTTTCATTTCAAGCCATTGAGACAGGCTTTTTCTTGGGGAGGCGACTTGTCAGAGATCAGGggtgccttagcgctctcttgtccccccttttgtcccagctagctccgtgaggggggggggagcgctggcagcttccgtgttttccggcgaaccctcgcgggtatcggccggtgctgcgtgggtttgggagcgaggcgagtcccgaggcaaataaaaggagagagactttttcccccgcgggcgatatctcAGTTTATtacggcttggttgggaaggcaaaaaccgagaaggctgctgcgtgctaagtttgaatttgtccgtgccgcctggccgattcgggGGCAGGGCGGCGCGCTCCAaagctggccgcgatccaagagaggctGCGTGTGGAGCCGCGGCGCTCTGTGTGCAGAGGCGACGGCGGCggtgaggctgcagcagcgATCGCAGGACAGTCCGAGGCGGCCGCGAtcgcccggggcagcggcggcggttgcggcagtcaggggccgggcgagagaaaGAGCCGCGACAGCACGCAGGAATCAGGCGGAAGAAAAAgcccgcggcagcacgcaggaatcaggcgggagaaaaagcccgcggcagcacgcaggaatcaggcgggagaagaggcggcgggtcgggcagcagcagcgatcaggggccaggcgggagaaaaagcaccggggcgtccccaacccgCTCTATAAGTACtggataggggaaacccggggcggccaatgagataacgccatggggggactggggatagtggggtgcaggggtccaatgggagatggacagatggaagggtgccaggtcgtctctcgaccccgccgcatggctgacagatggtctgagagacgtaaacagagtGACTGGGCACTttctcgggaaggcagaccgcggggggaaatgggagaacccgggaggTTGTTACAGATCGCGAGAGggtacatggaatgaccttatacataatagaacatataataacacaattccacaactccctcttctgtttttcaaaagaaaagaacagaaaataacttaaatgggaggttttacagtccttttccCCATCGTTGAACCCAGCGTCTGCTcggttcttctctggctgtctgTGTTGAGCGGATGTCAGCCCTGATGGGGCGGTGAAGACTGCGTGGTCGATGTGCAcggtggaattgatgacctttaaaccttttaacattactaaaactcataataacaacaatgaatgttaacagcaacataagtCAGCATTCTGaggaggggaggtttaaatcaaaagggaaaggtgagtccagggaactgcatggtgaaagggaaggctctgaaagagaaggtgctgaatcaaaaaggaagaggggagactttctccgtctgcggagggctgcatgcttcacctgaggatcctttttcttatcagtctggtgtttggggacatatggccAGACAAATTTGGATGGGACCCATCTCAGTCCTGAGGGTGTGGACATGCAAGCatatccccgtccccaggtaactaactcatggggcccttccagctgccaagtctctggatttttgatgatcactggtggtttttccctaaccttgctcagctcgtggttgttaaagtgcctggtgactggtgggttgaggttttcaaaagaacaatttaggaaattcagtgtaaagaggGCACGCGCGAGCCGAACCTGAGGGGACTCcaccttcatagttggtgtttgctgtttcagcatgcgtttgagactctgatgagtccgttccaccactgcttgacctgtcagggaatatgcgatgccagttttgtgctctattccccattgctgcaggaagctgacaaatcccttggatgtgtacccgggggcattatctgtttttatcaatttagggacgcccagcatagcgaaggcctgtatcagatgcttttcaatgtctttggccttctcccctgcgtgggcagaagcaaagactgccccagagaaagtgtccacggagacatggacgtacttcatcctcccaaaggaatggatgtgagtaacgtccatctgccatacctcgcaggacttcagacccctagggtttgcccctgagctcaccgatggtagggggagcgacttgcaggacgggcaggtggccacaatggctctggcttggtcacgagtgaggtggaattgccggaccagcccgggcgcattctggtggtaaaactggtggctgatcttagcctgctggaacttatctgggagcggagctacctgagccggggcggcagcgagagaatcggcacgccgattgccctctgccaaaaaccctggcaagttggtatgtgacctgatatgcatcacataaaagggttgctctcggtgggagactagcttaatcagtttcgagagcaacttgtgcagggcttcgttggacacaccctgtAGAACAGCGtcctgcgctctagacactacaccagccacatatgccgaatcagttaccaaattaaaaggttcagagaatcgctcaaaggccctgacgacggcagccaactcagctatttgaggggagccttccacctccacaatgtctgtctcccactgTTGCGTttgggggtctttccaagttattacagacttgtgggaactcccggacgcgtctgtaaaaactgtcaaggccttgagtggctttttgctctgaatttgtttgatggacaatgcgaattgaatttctgattcaaaaattttgtgggctggtctcaaaactgaaattttgcctgtgtagctgtctagagagaactgcagggattcattttcctgtaacagatgttctagcatggccttggtgaattggcccgattccaatttgatgggaatgtgaatgcaatcaaagtcacatccagctaactctcggatccgagctcttgctttgcggatcagttccgctactaactcctgtggccttgtcattctcttggaccgatggtgacttaggaagacccattctatgatggagagtgggtcccttcggtcttggtccttgcccttccttggggtgtctgtccattgaaatatcacaccatggaggtgtggcagcctgcccaatatgatgaatttaaaaggcaggtccggatcataccggtgggcctgtctggcagacattgtctcctggaccctaatcaaagctgcttgggcctctggggtgagttccctgggagaactcggctcctccccccctttcaataaatcgaaaagaggggctaggtctctgtttgtaatgcctagccatggcctcacccagttcaaagaaccgcacagctgctggacgtctgctagggtccgaattttgcttttgatggccaatttttgcggagtaatagtccgcttggtaatttccaagcccaggtacttccagggtggcatcttttgaatcttatcttctcgcagctcgaaccctgcagcaaccaacgtatcggttgtcaggttaagcgcgtgtgtaaggagatcgtcattgggagcacaaatcaggatatcatccatataatgttggatgatcacgccctcggtggctgtacggactggggtcagcaatgaagctacatACCGCTGGCAAatggtgggcgagcatttgaggccctgtggtaatactcgccaatggtaccgctccattggggcttctcggttaagggacggaaccgagaaggcaaaacgtggtgcATCGTCTGGGTGGAGGGgaatatgaaagaagcaatttttgatgtcaatcacagccaattcccaatctttgggtaacattgtgggggacggcatccctggttggagtggacccatattttcgatcacattgttgatggcacgaAAGTCGTGGAGCaaccgccattcgtctttgcctggttttttcaggacaaagacgggggaattccaaggagatgttgtttcttggatatgtcccttggcaagttgttctgccacgagtttttggagcgcttttaatttttgtttattgagcggccactgctctacccagattggaacatcagagagccaatttaacttttgggtaggacactcctcagtgaccgctgcccgaaaaacctggggggtaggaatggtcaatgagaccccccactgggccatcaggtcccttccccacaggggctccgtgtaatccagaacaaacggacgcaggtaagctgtctgtctgtttggcccctcaaatttgatgatgttttttgactgttttgccaattgtgcccctccgacaccttgaatgtgtccagccacgtcctgcaactcccaacgcgacggccaatcccgtgagggaatgactgtgacgtctgcccctgtgtccaagaggccgttaagccacttgtgctcaccgccgTTCCACATGTAACACTCAATTTTGGGTTTATCCTTCCCAattacctgggcctgacacacctcgtagatctGCTTTGCGGTTTTCCTCCacaggtcttctgggtag
This genomic window contains:
- the LOC140683505 gene encoding serine/threonine-protein kinase PAK 1-like, coding for MDYYRIPYKAAGSGLRGLWVAIKKINLQGPRKKELKAYELMTVKINKNPNVVNYLGSYLVDNQFWLVMEFMDGGTLSDVISKTYLSEDAIAAISRECLQGLDFLHWNHVIYRDVKSENILLRTDGSVKLADFGLFAQLTPEQRRRSSVAGTSGWMAPEVLTGQPYGPKVDIWSFGIVGIEMVEREVPHRNETPVSAELPIARGERPQLRKPNRFSPHLCDFLSCCLQTDEEQRWSAKRLLQHPFVTAAKPASTLAPLINSAKKKTKKTRI